A window of the Eulemur rufifrons isolate Redbay chromosome 6, OSU_ERuf_1, whole genome shotgun sequence genome harbors these coding sequences:
- the LOC138384256 gene encoding calcitonin gene-related peptide 2-like encodes MGFQKFSLCLALSTLVLYQVGSLHAVPFRSILQSIPDLAKLSEEQLRKLLAALTQDYVQMKAGNPEEGLETEGSSITTQNRACNTATCVTHHLASLLSRSGGVVKSNFMPTNVGSKAFGWRRRDLQA; translated from the exons ATGGGCTTCCAGAAgttctccctctgcctggctcTCAGCACCTTGGTCCTGTACCAGGTGGGCAGCCTCCATGCAGTGCCATTCCG GTCCATCCTGCAGAGCATCCCAGACCTGGCTAAGCTGAGTGAGGAGCAACTGCGCAAGCTGCTGGCTGCATTGACGCAGGACTATGTGCAGATGAAGGCCGGTAATCCCGAGGAGGGGCTGGAGACAGAGGGCTCCAG CATCACCACCCAGAATAGAGCCTGCAACACTGCCACCTGTGTGACTCATCACCTGGCAAGCTTGCTGAGCAGATCAGGGGGTGTGGTGAAGAGCAACTTCATGCCCACCAATGTGGGTTCTAAAGCCTTTGGCTGGCGTCGCAGGGACCTTCAGGCCTGA